The sequence below is a genomic window from Wyeomyia smithii strain HCP4-BCI-WySm-NY-G18 chromosome 1, ASM2978416v1, whole genome shotgun sequence.
gaaaatcacgaaacttcattatctcagaaactatatacacaaccgatttgatcaatattattaacaGGTTagcgggatagttaagggttaactgatgaattatgattgagcacgtggtttcaaagtttggctgccctatacgttcccatttcatttgattataattgaacttaggccaccgttatatattaaattgttaataaaacaacgaaagtctagtATTTCAGAGATTAcatgactaatttgaacataactagtgtcatacgaacaagtcatctctcaaacttacaaataacaaacctaataacaatttgatatgtggctcaaaagttatggaaagaaaagaaattcaaaggctatttaaaactatacctgctttgattgatatatgtggtctcaacataatttaaatgtggttttgtactgtttgaacgttccaaattcattgattccttgcgatgtgtttaaagtctgcaaatgcacgacgaatcggccataggatatgatcaaattcaaaagacaaatcgtttgaaatgattggttttatcgaaatgacaaaatcctcgacttttggctattggcgccctaattctgaatatattcatattgggtgatattcggtcattttcagcaaattttctggcatcaatctgacaccggaaatactcatattggaaggtatttagttattttggttgttttccagaaactaaaagtggtcgtctttaaattcaaaatggtgtcaagggttaatgtttggtttctatgcataatctcgattacggaaatatccattttgagtattatttggtcatttgactGTTTCTTATaggttgccatttagcgattcaaaatggtgcctgaggtcaattgttagctcagtgcatcattctggttccagagatactcatattggatggtatttggttattttaggctgtttttcacaaaccggaagtcgccatcttggatttcaaaacggtcTTTGaataaatttctggcctctgagcgtcattctggttgaagaaacacccatattgggtgtaattcgatcattttgcGCTGTTTCCCAGGATCCGGAAGTcgtcaacctagaatccaaaatggggtctgtggtcgatttcagctgctgtgtatcattatagatccggagatactcatgttagacggaaatcggccatttttggctgttttccagaaaccacgagttgccatcctacaattcataatggtgtctgaagtcgatttgtggttccagtgcatcattacgattccgaaaatacccatattgggtggtatttggtcgtttgccgctgtttttttccgaaaccggaagtcgccatcttagaattcaaaattgtatctgtggtcgaatttagctcctgtgtatctttatttatccggatattattatattgagtGGGAATAgcccatttttggctgttttccagaaaccggaagttaccatcttacaatccaaaatgttgcctgaggtcgattatggaacatacttgttaccactaaaaacattcacctgccaaatatggttccatttagttgattagttcgcgagatgtgcagaaatttgtgcagaaacatgtgcttccataagagggaggagcgtcgaaccattatggacataattattaccctttaaaatatccacatgccaaattcggtttcatttgcttggtttgttcttaagttgtgcagaaatgtatgtttgattagtattggacccctcctttctagaagagggaggggtctcaaactatcataggaacctttatcgggaccaaaaacccctacataaaaattttcacgtcgatcggttagatagttttcgagcctatatggatcaaacagactgacagaccggactacatttttatatgtatagattacaacatcaatattttagaacctaaagagtgaatatacatttattggattgatgcgttcatgtaaatctatttttacaaataaaagtttgaatgagaaaggttgggtctgactgctaggtggattaatttaggtttttcttcatatatcgtttatttgacacggcacaaatacaatttaatgtttaacggcgccaattatatctgataaCTTAAaatctaaaagcaaattttttatcctcgctgccgactacgagctgaaattaagtctatctcaaaactagcatgtattttccgtcatgtatttcgacatcagcgtcagcgttactgcatgtgtcaaatggggaactacaaaatatgtattagattgcatgacagcgccccagatgacgttttcgcgcgacgactgttattcgattgaaaatttgaaatgaacgttttttgtggcgatggagatAGGTTCCAGTGTTATGTCTATTAGTCTGTggtaacatattccgaagactacctaAACTCACtctttttctcagagatggctgatttccacgaaattagtgtcaaatgacagctctggctgcctcataacaccttattgaattttattgtaacgtatgaggaaaaaaaaccgaacaaacttttagtttcaaatgaaagaATTGCGCAAATTATTTTTCTAAACTTctttgtttattcaagtaacATAACTCATCAacaaaactcacaagaaaaatGCAGCTCCACACCGCGCTGATTTCCTGACCCTTTGGGGTACTTGCCTCATAGCAaaaataactagaacaagatacctaacttccctATTTTCCacacattttgaacacgaccgatttccgacggttagtgctgccatctgatgacttaaattctcataaaattgtcactatgagcaaaaccgatttatcgtgtatagtccgtcatcgatcgttgagctgttcaagattgtatatggaaaaggtgtagcagtttggtcagttcgacgcttaagataacatgaaTATTAATGATATTGTATGGCTGATATGGACCCCTTAGTCTGCgccaaacaaaatgaaaaaaaaaaaatgatattgtcattttttgcacttcaaagtacgaaagaaaagtgtgaaattgactgtcagagtgggggtttctattgaggggttatatttattttcaggtcccattctacctaaacttaaagtttgatatgacgCAAGCCAGGTTTTAGGACCATTGTGCAAATGGTCAGGTTCGCCGGGGCagccgatttttgctttattgaactcggcaagagtggaaaactagGCTGTAGAGCGTGCTAACGCGGTTATTAGGATTTTCTGACGGTACGCTTAATTTCAAATGTTGCGctgataattcttgattcttccggaaagtttcatgttcgtccacattattatcatttttcggatggcagcaccgtacagtcgtcctCATGGATACTGAAGAAATTGTtgcacctttcagcagtcatgtcttggccttgtagTTATTTGATTTCGACGTTAAGtgtacatcatattaacagtgtataaattagttcgacttttgctcatgcgtagcgacaatcatgtccgaagAATTCTGCaaaagtcaggtatcttgttctagtcatctttgctcatagcttcctgaattccggatgtttcaattgaTTTAAGCTCCTTCTTGGTTTTGTTGATCAGACAATCGACGTTCTTTACTCTGTAACCTGTGTGGTAGACCATTTGCTTCAAATTTGCCTAGAAGGTTAGGCCGCAACTGTGGCACATTTGGAGGATTGCATTCTTTCGGGATAAACTCGATATTGCGTTGGCgcaaatccgctaaagttgcATAAGCATATTGTGACGATGCAAGATCTGGCCAAAAGAttagtttttcatttttgttttacgGGCATACACTTCGTCACATAGACTTGCGCATTAACCGCCAGGCCCTTCTTAAAAAAACACAGGTTCGCTTATTCCACGCTCACTGATGGCCATCCATAACATAACCTTATTCGGAAACTTTGACTTGTGGATAAACTTGACCTCTGATGCTGCCTCTTTATCGGGGGACTCGTAGTAGAATTTTGGTAGCCATTCATTGCCCTCTACCGTAAAATATGTCTCATCGTCCATGATACACTTATATTTCGAAGAAGCCGCGAAATATGTTTCGAAGAAGCCGCGAAATATGTTTGAGTCTGGTGTTCCCGACGTCGAAACAAACACCGTCCTTTTAATTGCTTACTTAGCAGCTACAAAGCTGTAATATATTTCAAGTTCTAACAAAGTGTTAATGATAATTTATAATTTCTTACTTATTCAGTGTTTCTCTAATCCTTCTACTAATCCCTCCTAGCTTTCAGGAAAACCTTCtgtttcttctcttttcaggtCCACCAGCGATGAACAACGATTAGCGGTAAGTATTTCCTGTGTGTTTAAGGTTACGTTACAGGTAAGTATAAGTTTATAATTATTTTCTGCAACGTACCTTCGCCTTATAACCTGCTTTATATCTATACCACTTACTACGTGGTGGGCACAACTAAATTTAATAATGTTCCGGACTGTGGAACGACTGTTTGtaacaataaaattaatttgtttaatttgcgACTGAGATGTGGTTTCACTTACTATCGAAACTGAATAAACGATGACGTTTACGGATGTTTACATATTAATTGTCATTTTGTTCGCTCGGCCCTTTTCGCTCGATATGAAACGGTTTGTTGTTCACCCCCTTTTCGCCGCAACGGGGGGTTTCGGCGACATTTCCCGAACCGTGAACCACTTCCGTTTCCGGAGTCACTACACCCGTATCCTCTTTGCCGTTGACGTCCAGTACCGCCAGCTTTACCGCGGGTCGAGCAAGCACTCCTCTAGTTGTCTGCACTGTGGCACGTCTAACTTGCCCGGATTTGTCTGGAAACGTCTCCAGTACACGCCCTCGTTCCCATCGGTTTCTCGCCTGTTCGTCGATGATCACGACTAGATCACCTGGTTTCAACGGTTTCACTGGTTCGAATCGCCTCGTCAGAATCGGGAGATATTCCCGCACCCATCTGCGCCAGAAATCGTCGATGATATGCTGCGCTAGTTTCCAGCTGTCTCGCAAAATGTTTCCCTGAACAGGTTCCGTTATCGGTTGCTTAAACCCAGTCCGTCCGTATAGAAGGAAGTGGTTTGGTGTGAGCGATTCGTCGTCTTCTGCCTCCAAAAAAACATAAGTCAGCGGTCGTGAGTTGACAATTGCTTCGGCCTCCAGCATAATGGTCTCCAACACCTCGTCGCTAGGGTGACGTGTGCTATCCGACACAGCTTTCATCGCTACCTTCACCGACTTCACCATGCGTTCCCATGGTCCTCCCATATGCGGAGCCGCAGGGACGTTGAAATGCCACTGAGTATTTGCATTGGTAAATGTGGCGGACAGTCTTGAACAATGTCCCGAATTTTCTGCTTCTCCTCTGTCAACTGGCGATTGGCTCCCACAAAATTTGTTCCGTTGTCCGAAAATACCTCCTGTGGAGCTCCCCGCCTGGCTACAAATCTTCTGAATGCCATCACGCAAGATGCAGACGAAAGACTGTGGACCAGCTCCAGATGGACAGCTCGCACCGTGAGGCATGTAAACAAACAAATCCACCCTTTTGCGACGCAGCGTCCAACTCTTACTTCGAGGGGTCCCATGTAGTCTACACCGACGAACGTGAATGGCCGAATGAATGGGGTTAGGCGTACTCTCGGCAGAGGTCCCATCAATGGTGGCCTGGGAGCTGATTTCTTCACCTTGCAGTACTGACAACTTCGACTTACTTTTTTCACGAACACCTGAAGCTTCGGGATGTAAAACTCTTGCTGCAGCACGTTACAAACAGTTTCTCCGTTAGCATGCAAGAACCGGCGATGAACCGACTGTACTAGTAGGAAGGTAATGCGATAATCTCTCGGCAGCACTACGGGATACTTTGTTGCGTAGGGAATGTGCGGTGCGCTTCCAATCCGACTTCCGACGCGTACGACTCCGTGTTCGTCAATAAACGGAACTAGGGGGTACAGTGGGCTACTTCTGCCCACGCTGCGACCATGGTTTAGCGCGTGAACCTCCTCCACATAAGCCTGACTCTGTGCTTGGCGCCAAAGTGTTTCCATCGCCTTCACGATATCTTCCTGATCCAGGACATGCCGTCGACTTTTTCTCCCTAGAGTTCGCTTCCAGATCCTGACTGCCCGGTGAACATAAGCCATAAGTTCTAAGCAAACGATCCCAATTGGAAAAGCGCTCGACGCGAATTACTTCCTCGGCTGCTTGATGTACGCCTACTAAACGTAGTTCTTCGCATGCTACATCCGCTTCATCCTCCACTACTGACTGCCCAGGCCACTGCTCTTTTGGGTTTCGTAGAAACGGTGGTCCCTGGTACCAACGGTTTTCTGGGTCAAATGAGGGTCCCGAGTCCCACTTTGTGGCGTCGTCCGCAACATTGAGCTTCGATGGCACATAGCGCCATTCGTCCACGCTGGTGAGCGAAAGAATTTCTCCAACCCGGAAAGAAACGAATTGGTGATATCGATGACTGTCTGAGCGGAGCCATGCGAGCACTGTAGCTGAATCCGTCCACAGGAAGTGTCTTCGAATGTTGAGGGTAAGTGCCGTACGAATTTTCTGCAAAAGGGTGAT
It includes:
- the LOC129717538 gene encoding uncharacterized protein LOC129717538, whose protein sequence is MPHGASCPSGAGPQSFVCILRDGIQKICSQAGSSTGGIFGQRNKFCGSQSPVDRGEAENSGHCSRLSATFTNANTQWHFNVPAAPHMGGPWERMVKSVKVAMKAVSDSTRHPSDEVLETIMLEAEAIVNSRPLTYVFLEAEDDESLTPNHFLLYGRTGFKQPITEPVQGNILRDSWKLAQHIIDDFWRRWVREYLPILTRRFEPVKPLKPGDLVVIIDEQARNRWERGRVLETFPDKSGQVRRATVQTTRGVLARPAVKLAVLDVNGKEDTGVVTPETEVVHGSGNVAETPRCGEKGVNNKPFHIERKGPSEQNDN